A segment of the Triticum urartu cultivar G1812 chromosome 1, Tu2.1, whole genome shotgun sequence genome:
ATTCCTCGTCTTCCTCCTTCCTGTGGGCTGTCCACGGCACAAATCCATGCCGGTGCACACTTCCTATACTACGACTTCCACTGTCACCTAGACCGTGTCCTCAACTGCCGATGAACTCAAGTCGACCGCTCCGCAATCACCGACGATGCGGCTCATGAACGTGGGGCAGCCCAGCAGGTCCTTGCAACACATCATCGATGCGCCGTCGATCAAAACTACAGGTCTGTCTTGCTTTACTTCTTCGCATATCTTGATCCTCATGCCATATTCGACCACGATGTTGCCGCGCAAATCTATCCCTCGCTTAGGGTCGCCCATGTTGATGGAAGAACAAGAACCCCATCAGTTGTAAGATTCTTAACCACCTGCGCCGCACGCTAATCAGTCCGAGTTTCCACGGCGCGAGAGGACGGGAGGGACCGAAGCGAACCTGCGCTCGACGAGGGCGGTGAGGAAGCGCGTCGATCTTGTCGGCGCCGAGTCGAGGAGCGCCTGCGGTCGTCGTCGCTGAGGGAGGGGCGCCTCCGGTCGTCATCCGCCCCACCACACGATACCCCCACGCGCCGCTCGCCTGTAGCCGCCGCCGCGTTCCGCTTTGGATTGGACCGTTGGGGGAAGAGGAGACCACGGCACGGTGCGAAGACGTACCCTCGGTTTTCCGTCTTCTGGTCTGCGCGATCTGCAACCTGGGCTGGCATTCGAGAGGGCCTGCTGGGCCGGCATCTCTTTGGGCCCACGTCCGCGGCTCGAGCCCTTGCATCGACCATCAGCGAGTAGCAGTAGAGTACAGAATGAGTGTacggttgggggggggggggggggggggggggggagtcaaATTACTTTCTTATAATACACAGTATATAAGTAGACAAAAAGAAGTTACTTTAAGAAGggatttcctttttcttttcaaATAGGGTCTTATGTGATTTAAGCTACTTTTCTGTACTCTACTTTTGACTTTTGACCACTTGGCTATTGTTCTGCATCAgatcatcttcatcttctccactAAGCAAACACTAGAATAAAAGATGGAGTTAATCAAGGAACGGATCTGCTCCATTCCCCGCCGTCGACACATGTCGTACCGGCCCCATGTCATTGCCACCATCGTTTTGAACAGGGCGATTAATGCGGATGAAGCGTCGACCCGACCGGTGAAACACTACATGACGCTATGCCTCCAGGTCGTGTACGCGCTGTGCGGATCCCTAGCATGATATGATACTTTGTGCAGATTAATTGTAGTAAATCACTCCCGTGCTTTACTTTGTGCAAACACACATGTCAGATACCCTCTTCAGCAAAGTTTGTGGTTGAACGAGCCATTCTGCATTCTCATGGTTGTTGATGCTGCCCGTctattttttttcctattttgTGGTCCTCGAATTTGACTTTGAGAAGTTCTGCGCAATCTCTTTACCAAATTTGATTGTGTATGCATGCCTAGTTTGTGGGAAGTACTGCCAACGAAGAGGCTTTAAGTCATATGTAGATACCCATCGCAATGAGTCAGGCTGCCATCTGTTGATTAACCCTCAAGCTGAGAAAGTTGTCTATTGTCACCTTTGTTGACTGTGGTATTCAGTTTCACATTATTACTGATTGGTATGATGTGGCTGGTTTGCGATAAAGCCGGTCATAAATCTTCACAAGAACAAGCCTGTTGTTTTGAGTGTTAAACCATGAGGAGCACAACAGTTTAACTCTCTGTCTATGATTATGGTTTACTTGTTTCCGACCTGCGAAAAGAATTGTCTCCCGATCTCCTCGGTTTTGCATGTGACTGTTCCTACAACGATATTGATTTTCATAGTGGGTGAATGTGTTACATGTGTATCCCATCAAATTAACTGGCATGTTTATGAAATGGTCTCTCCTCGTAGGTGTAGCTAAATAACCCCCATAAAGCATTCAGGCCTACTGTGTAGTGTAGGCTATGCTTCTTTTGTGTGTGCTCCATTTATGATGTATTGAGAGTGCTCATTTGGCCAGTTAAAACCTTCTTTGCAAAGGAAACATTGTGATTTCCTACTAGGGAGCAGTAAAGTAGAGATAGGGTATGGGGTATAGGATACAGTGATGTCGAAAACCATGGGTGCTTTTCCGTTGCTAGTGGTAGAATAGCATCAGACAGAATGTATATCTTCTTGTGCTGGGAGTTGCATTACATAATGAGGATTCCAGTTATATATTTTTACCTTTGCTTAAGTTGGTACGTGTTGATTCAGAGCACTGACTTGCTTCATTGGGTCTTATAACTGTAGGTTTCAAGATGTCAACCAGCAGGTTTGCAACCTCCCTGCGCACGCTTCAGCAATGTTGGAGAACCGATGCCTCCTAGAAAGCGGCCAAGAGCCGCCCTTGGTCTCTAAGCATCTTCAGCCGAGGTGTGCTGCAGGTTCTGAGATGCCAGCAAAGGCAAAATAAGGAACAACTGTGACGGCAGTATCATGGTTTTTCCATGTGTCTTTGTAAAGCTGCCGTTTTCGCTGGGTCGTCCTGGCATCTTTGTGGTTTGCCTTGGTTGCTTTCTCTTCCTTGATGGCTATATACTCTTGAGGAAACTTGTGAGAAAACTGACATGTTGTGTGTGTGGCAAGAACCTCAACCTGTCAAATGGCTGGGGTTTACTAATGCTTCTGGCTTTGATAATAGTGATATGTATTTGTGGCTGATGTTGGGTCAGTAAATTAACATATAGTTTGGTTTGCAAAATTATAGTGGTGAAATCGACCTGAGGATGTTTATTTCCTCGCCCACATTTGTTACAGGGTCAGCAATGTCCCTGAGCTGGGGCTTACTAATGCTTCTGGCGAAGAGAAGGGTGCCCAGCATATTCAGACGAAGCCACAGGAATCATGCATTTCCTTTTTTAGGAAAGAAAAAACAGGTATCATGCATTCCAGTTCAGGTTTTTAGCTCACTAAATGCGAATGAATTTCTATGAATCAAATTCTGGGTTGATGGAGCTGGTGTGTGTTTGCATTTGGTTTGCCATCCTTTTGTAATGCTTCTTGGGATACTTTCTATGAATGCCCAGTGTATATACTATCTTTGGCCTTTTAAGGATAGTTCTTTTTGGATACATCTTCTTGAGTGAGTTAAAAACATATCCCAACTTTATCAAAGGGCAACAAACTTTCTTATGATTGTAATAATTATTATGCCCATGAGAAATCAAAATAAGCATCTTTTAGCTCCAGTTTGTTCAGTTTATGTCTTCTGTATCAAGCATGGCCATTATATTTCATGAATCCACCAGGATAATGTTTTCTAGGCTATGCAATACTCAAAAAACTGTATAGTATCTTTTCATCTAAATGAACAAGTGGTATTTTGTACCCAGTAGGTCAACTTGTCTTTTCATCTATATGAACATATCTTGTATCCAGTAGATCAACTACATAATATCTTTTCACTGTATTGTTTGAATAAATCCTCCAAAATGCATACACTGCACCAATGAATCTTGGTATTTTTTAAATACTTTCAGTTGATTCAAAACGAAATAATTAAGATAAATGAGCTCTACTCCATACTTGAGAGAGTATGCGATTTCAGTTCGAATTCCAAGCCCTGTACCCCTTACTTCTAGAAATCTACTGCTATCTTAAATGTAGATGATGACAAAAACAATGGTTAGATGTGCTGAATGCTTGTAATAAAGAAATGGGAAGAGTAGGAATAGGGAAGGAAAAGAATTATTCCATGCACAGAAACATATGCATATCTCAATGATTTAGCAACTTTCCTCGATCAGATGTCCCGCTACCAGGATTCGAGTAAAGTCTGTTCATATCTCAATGGTACTTACTAGTCTCTTGTATATAGAATCATCATGGCCCACTTAATTATGCCTCTTTTTCAGGCACATCCCTGGTAAAAGAAACATATGCGAGTGGATGCTACGAAGAAGTTTCAGAACACACCATCTGAAATGATACAATGTTTCTTTTTCTTCCTACTGACTACAAAATGGCATCGCCCCATCTTGCGCGTGGACCTTGCAAGAATGTTGACAAATCATCTTATGTCTACAGCCCTGCAAGTCATCTTGTGTTTGAGTTTCCTAGATGATTTATGCATGCGCATGTGCCCACATGTAAACTCGAAGTAGTTGTAGAGCTACGTACTACTCACTCCGTCCCAAAATGTAAGATGTTTTTTGACACTATAAGTGAGCTTCAGACCATATTATTTGAGGTTGTGTATGATCTGGATATATTTGTGTATATGTGGCTTCTACCCCTGGAACTCTGCCACGCATTCGAGCTGTTGTGGTCGGTTTATCAAATCCTGTCATCAGATAATTTTATTAATTTGTATGAGTTCTTCCTGTGAAATGTGATGTCTGGCACTCATGCTTTTCAAAATATTTGCACTAATTTTTCATGTGCATTGTGATGCCAACCTTGGTACTACACGCCCTTGTCCCCAATGATGGTAAGTTTGATGTAGAGCGAATGGGTGCAGCGGCATTTGCTTGATTCGTGCTGCATCAGGTTAGATTAGAAGCAGATTTGAATCCAAGAACACACTGATTGTCACTGCCCAAGATTTTGGTATCTAAGGAATCTGAAACCAAAAACTCTCTGACAGCAACACTCCGATTCCAAGACAGTTGTTACAGTGGGATAGCATGGTCAGAACACAGGATAGCATGTAATTATACGAAGCCTGAAACGAGCGCAAGAAGCAGCAGCAGCCAAACCTCTAGGACGAGGTGAAGTTGGTGCCCTGCCCATGATGCCAGCCAAGTCTGAAGCTACTACCACAGCCACAAGACAAGACGATTGCTTCCGCTCCATGGTGCACCAAATGTGCATAGAAGCCTCATCTTGTTCAGTACAATTGGACAGCAACTCACATTTCATTTTCCTCAAAACCAACTTGCAACATTTAGTTGAAGAACCTAGTAAAAATCAAATCAGCGGCACAGAAATGAATTCTGGATCTCTGTTTGGGTCACGGAATTCAGTTCTTACGACCAGCGAGCAAGCCCAATCGTCAGCAGGCGTTCAGCTACTCCCATAAAATTCAGTAACGATGCAGTACTACATGCAGGTAGTAACACGATTTGAACAACTAAAATACAAATGGCCAGACATTTCAGAAGAGTAGACAAGCAAACATCGGCCAGACCATCACCGATACAGACATAGTACCACCACTTCAGTTCATAGATAGATATCGGTTTGCCAAAAGCAGCAACTTCAGTACAACCAACGAGCCAACAAAGCGTTGGCAATCACCCAGCATACGTACTACTACACCACTACTTTGCAGAGAGATAAGATACAGAGACCAACTAGAGGGGACGGGCGCATCATCAGTCTAGGAGGAGGTGAACTTGGTGACGGCCTTGATACTTGAGAGAGTACGTGATTCAGTTCGAATTCCAAGCCTTAACCCCTTCCTTCTAGAAATTTACTGCTATCTTAAATGTAGATGATGACAAAAACAATGGTTAGATGTGCTGAATGCTTGTAGGTAAGTTTGATATATGAGCGAATGGGTGGGGCAGCATTTGTTTGATTGATTCATGCTGCAGCAGGTTATATTAGAACCAGATTTGAATCCAAGAACACACTAATCGCAACTGCACAAGACTTGGTATCTAAGGAATCTGAAACCAAAAACTCTCTGACATCAACACTCCAATTCCAGCACAGGGATAACATGGTCAGAACAAGTCAGCATGTAATCCTTCAGAACAAGTGTCTAACCTCCGAAGCAGCAAGGCAGTACAATTGGACAGTAACTCACATTTCACTTTCCTCAAAAACAACTTGCATTTGCCATTCAGTTCCAAGTACTACCCAGTACTGTAAAAATCAAATCACAAACACAGAAATGCACCATCATTTCTAAATCATCACAGAATTCGGTTCTTCCGAGCCAACCGAAGTGTCAACGGGCATTCAGCAACAGAACTCccataaattaacagtgatgtaGCACTACTCACAGATAGTAACACGATGTAAGCAACCAAAATTCAGTTTCAGAAGAGTAGACAAGCAAACATCAGCCAGACCATCACTGACACAGGTATAGTACCACCACAACTTCAGTTCTAGATAGATATCAGCTTGTCAAAAGCAGAAGCTTCGGTCCTCACAACCAACGAGGAACGAGCCAACGAAGCGTTGGCAATCACCCAGCACAGACTACCAGCACTACTTGCAGAGAGATAAGCAGAGTTAACAGAGATGCAGATACAGAGACCAACTAGAGGCGACGGACGCATCATCAGTTCATCAGTCTAGGAGGAGGTGAACTTGGTGACGGCCTTGGTGCCCTCGGAGACGGCGTGCTTGGCGAGCTCGCCGGGGAGGACGAGGCGGACGGAGGTCTGGATCTCCCTGGACGTGATGGTGGGCTTCTTGTTGTACCTCGCGAGCTTGGCCGACTCCCCGGCGAGCTTCTCGAAGATGTCGTTGATGAAGGAGTTCATGATGGACATGGCCTTGGAGGAGATGCCGATGTCGGGGtgcacctgcttcagcaccttgAAGATGTAGATCTTGTACGTCTCCACGCCCTTCTTGGCCTTGCTGCCCTTCTTCCTGCCCCGGGTCTTCCCCTCGCCGCCGGCCTCCTTGGACGCCGTCTTGCCCGCCGGCAGCCGCTTCTCGGCCTTGGGCTTCTTGCCCGCCGGGGCCTTCTCCGCCGCCTTCTCGACCTTGCTCTCGGCGGCCGGCTTCTTGTCCGCCTTGGGGGCCatggctgctgctgctgcttcggAGGTAGGAGAGGGGTGAGGTGTTTGGCTGGGAGGTGGGGAATTGGTGATGGGAACAGAGGCGGGGGTGGGGAGGGTATATAGCGGGGAGGAGGTGCGCGCTGATTGGTGGAGACGCCGGTGCCTCGGATCGATGACGTGGACGGGATGGTAGGCAACAGGAAACCAGCCGCGGCTGGCGGGAATTTTGGAATTTTTCCGCGGGGTGCTGCACCGTCCGGTTTGGGGGCGACTAAAATTGATTCACAGCGAGTTGTTACTGGGCTGAAGTTTTTTTTTTAATTAATAACCATGTATATTTTTTTTCATAAAGCAACAATGCTACTCCAAGGCTGGGTTTCCTGTTCAGTACAATTGATCCACGTTGATACAACAAGAGAGCACGAGATAATATAATTGTGCTGAAATTTTGCAGAAGATACTCCAAATAAATGAAAAATGGTGCTCAGCCTATGGAGGCCCTTGTAGATGCCAACGAAACTGCTCACCACGAGAAACCCAGCAACGCCAAGGCATGCACCGGAGATCTATCGGATCCGGAATGCACCATCGCATATGGGCTTTCCGAGTCAGTGGACAAGGCCGGCATAAGCACCATAGCCCTCGTCTTTGTGACGAGTCGACAGGGGATTTTCCCATGCTTCCCATCCTCCGCATCAAACCAAACTAGTCTTTACCTGCTAGGTTGTGCGCCTTCTGCGAGCCATCCTCCGCATAAGCACCATATTTTTCCCGGCATGCTCCACTTATATCTTACAAAAAAGGTGTCTATTATTTTATTTTGCAAAAAATTTGTAAGCTAAAAGATGTAAATTGTTTTTGAAAACTCTTGGATTTTAAAACGGCTGCAAATTTAAAAACCTTATATTTTCAAAAGTATTCTAAATTTCTAAAAATATACATGGATTTTAAAAAAATCACAAAATTTAAATAAAGctcaaaattttaaaatttccCACGAAATTTAATAATTTTCATGAACTGTAAGAATATTCAAAAATTTGTAAATATTCATGAATCTCCAAATATGTTCTGGGATTTTTTTTAAATGTGCACAGTTTTTTACAATATTCGAATTTTTAATAAATCTTCATGAATTAAAATATATAAAAAGTAAATTAAAAATCGAGAagagaagaaaaataaaaaaaggaaataACAAAAACTAGGACAGACACCTTTAGTGGCGGGTAGCGGGCTCCAGGGACCTCCATAGCCCCCTACGGACTAGGAGGGTCCAAATCTAGGGAGCTTAGTatcttaattaattaatatatattTCATTAATTTTATTTACCTCGTATAAGAAAATAGAAAGAAAGGAACGAATATTTTATGAGTAGTTCAATGACTTAGATATAACTCGTTAGGAAGCAAAGTCTCCCACAAGAAAACTTCCCCTTCATTAAGTCGCAGAATTCAACCCTTGGTTAGCAACACCGAAACTAGAGCATGTCGAAGACAAGCAAGAACAATCACTCAGGACCCCAAACCGGCACGGTTGAACGAGCATACCAGGGCGCGTCGAGAGACTCAGATCAATCAACAAAATTTTTTTCCCACGGTGTCACTGGAATATAATCCCTTTTCATAAAACAAAACTGAATTTAGCAAAGGAGGACAGTAGGATTTTGAATTCATGTAGATCTCTGCCTAGCTTCTACGGTCATATGGTTGTAAGTTGGCCAAATATTACACACTTAATACCATATGCTACCTTTTTTTTTTGCAGGTAGTATATGCTAGCTATTTTATCCATCAGGTTTGGCCAAAGAATAACTTAGACCGACTATGTTGTTCGCCAAAGAATAACTTTCGGCAATAGGATTTGACACTTGAGCCGTGACCCTGAAGTGCGCGGTGATCGGCCCTCGTCACTCTCTAGTTATAACTGAAATTGGAGAGGAGTTGGACAGTCTGATGGAACTCATATAATGCTAATCCTAGCAGCCTGATGGATAATAGTGATGTTTAACTGAAGGTGTGCAAGGGGAGCAACTTCGCTGAGGGTTTGTCATGGGGGTGCTGCAAGGGGTGTTGGCATGTTCCTTGACTCACTCGAATCATCTCAGCCGTTGCCTAACTGAAGGTGTGCTGCTACAGCTAACTGAAGATGAAGACAGATTCACAGTTCCTGCCACTATCATTTGAGAAATAAAGTCTTGTTGCTGTAAAAGAAATTCTGTAATTGCACTCCATATCGAAAGTTCTAGCTCAACAAACAAGCAGAGAGAGAAATGATAATTCAAGTAACGATCTCCTCGATGAGGCAGCGGCGTCTCTTGCCGCCGATCTCGACGAGCATGGCCAGCAGGGCCTCGCACACCTGGGTGGCGTCGGCCTCGGCCCGGCGCCTGCTCCGTGTCGAGAACACCAGCCACGCGTGGTCCAGCCTCCGCTCGGGCCGCACCACCACGGACCCCGGCACCTCAGCGTCGCGCCGCGTCACTAGGCCGTCGCTGCTCTCCCCGTACCGCAGCCGCAGGTGGAGCGCGGTGACCGCCATCGCGGCCGACACCGGCATCACCACGGGCAGCTTCAGAGAAGCGAGCAATGACTCTGCATACTCGGACAGGAAGCGTGGCAGGGGTGCCACCGCGAGCAGCGGGAGGAGCTCGGCCTGGGCGATGCGGGTCAGCGTCGCGAGCACCGTCGGTGCAGTGCTGGCCTCCGTGTGGAAGGAGATGATCGGCAGCTCGTCCACCGGGAGCCTGTGCCTGGAAATGAAGTCCTTTCTCTTGTCGTACGTGAGATCCTCCAGAGCTCTCATGTCGCCCTGCGTTCGTCCACTTGTTAGGAAATATGCATgatatgaaatgtaatgaaatgaaGGGAACACAGACAGACCTTGATAAGTTTGCACACTATCAGTTCCATGATCCTCCTCGTCTCCCTGTCAGCGATCTGGCCTTCTCGAAGGATGTCGGAAGCCACTGGGGTGCCTCCATACGGGCTCTGAACCAGTGCCAGACCGGCAACCTTGCCCTTGAGCTCGGACCAGTACAACGAGAGTGCGGCAGCCGCATCGACTCCGCCCTTGCTATGTCCGAGGAGCAAAACCTGTTTGCCAGATCCCCAGTAGAGCTCCTCGATGTATAGTTTCAGTTCCCGTGCATTTTTCTCCACTGATGCCTGAACAAAATGGAAGGTAAGTGCAGACCTACAGGGGGTGACAGAACGAAACACAAACTTGTAAAGTATACACTGCAGAAAATACGAGGAAGATATGAGAATCAAAGAGACGGACATTCCTTGGTTTACGGCACATGCACAACACGAAACAAATATAGGTCGACAAACTAGAAAGATCTTGTATGCCACCCTGTTGAGCTGAATTACCTCACTATGAATCTTTGCAATATGGCAAGTAAGCCCCATCCTTGAAAAGAATCT
Coding sequences within it:
- the LOC125528660 gene encoding histone H2B.2-like, with the protein product MAPKADKKPAAESKVEKAAEKAPAGKKPKAEKRLPAGKTASKEAGGEGKTRGRKKGSKAKKGVETYKIYIFKVLKQVHPDIGISSKAMSIMNSFINDIFEKLAGESAKLARYNKKPTITSREIQTSVRLVLPGELAKHAVSEGTKAVTKFTSS
- the LOC125528631 gene encoding uncharacterized protein LOC125528631 isoform X2; this encodes MSLYSVDGTSRFQELLHDVRNGMHYLPDTLVYLLIPGLFSNHSPLYFLNTKRFFSRMGLTCHIAKIHSEASVEKNARELKLYIEELYWGSGKQVLLLGHSKGGVDAAAALSLYWSELKGKVAGLALVQSPYGGTPVASDILREGQIADRETRRIMELIVCKLIKGDMRALEDLTYDKRKDFISRHRLPVDELPIISFHTEASTAPTVLATLTRIAQAELLPLLAVAPLPRFLSEYAESLLASLKLPVVMPVSAAMAVTALHLRLRYGESSDGLVTRRDAEVPGSVVVRPERRLDHAWLVFSTRSRRRAEADATQVCEALLAMLVEIGGKRRRCLIEEIVT
- the LOC125528631 gene encoding uncharacterized protein LOC125528631 isoform X1; amino-acid sequence: MEDYFERILNLAWQLRQHLTQFIENVFGCIDWIPQRHEVQFSAYYGGSLPDTGRYVHGQSSALSISNTTEELSISSTTEEQAAHRISEITIFRNGVSEICQRSYASWSSYILRGYRLGERLALHLRGLCSLFVNEINTKLTRSLHRFWTTLQGSSEDIGWLQRTQMSLYSVDGTSRFQELLHDVRNGMHYLPDTLVYLLIPGLFSNHSPLYFLNTKRFFSRMGLTCHIAKIHSEASVEKNARELKLYIEELYWGSGKQVLLLGHSKGGVDAAAALSLYWSELKGKVAGLALVQSPYGGTPVASDILREGQIADRETRRIMELIVCKLIKGDMRALEDLTYDKRKDFISRHRLPVDELPIISFHTEASTAPTVLATLTRIAQAELLPLLAVAPLPRFLSEYAESLLASLKLPVVMPVSAAMAVTALHLRLRYGESSDGLVTRRDAEVPGSVVVRPERRLDHAWLVFSTRSRRRAEADATQVCEALLAMLVEIGGKRRRCLIEEIVT